In the Pseudonocardia sediminis genome, CGGTGCCCGCCGGCGAGGAGGGCGAGCTCTACCTGGGCGGGACCGGTCTGGCGCGCGGCTACCTGGGACGCCCGGACCTGACCGCGGAGCGGTTCGTCGCCGACCCGTTCGGCCCGCCCGGCGGGCGCCTCTACCGCACCGGTGACGTCGTGCGTTCCGACGAGGGCGGCTCGCTGGAGTACCTGGGGCGCACCGACGACCAGGTCAAGATCCGCGGGTTCCGGATCGAGCCCGGTGAGATCGAGTCGGTACTGGCCGCCCACGCGCGCGTCGACCAGGTCACGGTGCAGGTCCGCGAGCCGCGGCCGGGGGAGCGGCGCCTGGTCGCCTACGTGGTTCCGCGCACGGCGGCGGACCCGGGCGACCTGTCGGGCGAGCTGCGGGAGCACCTGCGCGACCGGCTGCCCGAGCACATGGTGCCGGCGGCGGTCGTGCTGCTGGACGCGTTGCCGGTCGGGACCAACGGCAAGATCGACCGGTCCGCGCTGCCCGAGCCGGACCTGACCTCCCTCGTGCGGGGCCGGGCGCCGTCCTCGCCGCGCGAGGAGCTGCTGTGCACGCTGTTCTCCGAGGTGCTCGACCTCCCCGGGATCGGCGTCGACGACGACTTCTTCGCCCTCGGCGGCGACTCGATCAGCTCGATCCAGCTCACCCGCCGCGCCCGTGAGGCGGGCCTGAGGCTCACCCCGCGCCAGGTCTTCGACCACCCGACGGTGCAGGAGCTGGCCGGGGTCGCGACCGCGCGCAAGGCCCGTGGACGCACGGGCGGCGCCCCGGCCCGGCCGGACGGGGCGGCCGCCCCGGCCGTCCCCGCGGTCGAGCTCGACGACACCGCGCGCGAGGCGCTGGCCGGGCTCGGCGAGATCGTCGCGGTCGGCCCGGTGTCGCCGCTGCAGGAGGGCTTCTTCTTCCACGCCGCGCTGGGCACGTCCGGCCCGGACGTCTACACCGTGCAGAAGGTGTTCCACCTCGGCGCCGCCGGCGGGAGCCCGGTCGACGGGGCCGTCGTGCGCGCCGCGGTGCAGGCGTCGCTGGACCGCCACCCGCAGCTGCGCGCCGGGTTCGCCCAGCGCGCCGACGGGCGGATCGTGCAGGCGGTCGCCGCCCACGTCGAGCTGCCCTGGACCGAGGCCGACCTCACGGGCCGTCCGGCCGCGGACCGGGCCGCCCTCCTCGACGCCGAGCGGGTCCGGCGCTTCGACCTCGCGCAGCCCCCGCTGCTGCGGGCCGCTCTGGTCCACACCGGACCCGGGCGGGCGGACCTGGCTCTGACGTTCCAGCACGCCGTGCTCGACGGCTGGTCGGTCGCGCTCCTCGTCCGCGAGATCCTGGAACGCACCGCCGGCGCCGAGCCCACCGGGGACGCTCCGGCCGAGGGCCTGCGCGCGTGGTTCGACCGGCTCGGCGAGATCGCGGCCGAGCGCCCCGCGGCGCTGGCGGCCTGGGGCGACGAGCTCGCCGGGATCGACGAGGCCACCCGCCTCCTGCCCTCCCTGCCGCCGCCGTCGTCCGATGTGGACGACACCGGCAGGCGGGGCGAGGGGCTGCACGAGCAGCGGGAGCTGCAGCTCGACGAGCGCCGCACCGCCGCGCTGACCGAACAGGCCCGGGCCCACGGGCTGACCCTGTCCACGCTGCTGCACGGCGCGTGGGGGATCGTCGTCGGGGCGCTCACCGGGTCCTCCGACGTGCTCCTGGGCAGCACCGTCTCCGGCCGCGACGCGCCCGTCACCGGGATCGAGGACGCGGTCGGCCTGTTCATCAACACCGTCCCGGTGCGCGTGCGCCTGCGTGCGGGGGAGCCGCTGTCGGCGACGCTGCGCCGACTGCAGACCTCGCGCACCGCACTGCTGGACCACCAGCAGGTCGGGCTCGGCGAGCTGCAGCGCCTGACCGGCGGCGACGAGCCGTTCGACACCCTCGTCGTGGTCGAGAACTACCCGCGCGCGGAGGACACGTCCGTCGACGGCGGGCTGGTCCTGCACGGCGAGGAGGTCCGCGACGCCGTCCACTACCCGCTCGCGCTGCTCGCCGCGCCGGGCCGCGAGCTGGGGCTGACGCTCAAGTTCGACGCCGACCGCGTCTCCGGCGAGGCGGCCGAGCTGCTGCTGGAGCTGCTCGACCGCCACCTGGACACGTTCGCCCGCACCCCCGGCGCGACCGTCGGCTCGATCGCGCTGCGACCCGACACCGCGCCGGACCGCGGCGCCGACCTCGACGTCCCGGCCACGACGCTGCCCGGTCTGATCACCGCCCGTGCCACGCGCACCCCCGACGCGACGGCCGTCGTCGCCGAGGACGCCACCCTCACCTACGCCGAGCTGGACGCCCGGACCGCCGAGCTGGCCGCACGGCTGCGCGCCCGCGGCGCCGGTCCGGGCCGGGTCGTCGGCGTGGCCGTGCCGCGGTCGGCCGAGCTGATGGTCGCGCTGGTCGGCGTGCTGCGCAGCGGCGCGGCCTACCTGCCGCTGGACCTGGACTACCCGCCGGAGCGGCTCGGGTTCATGGTCGCCGACGCGGGCGTGGACACGGTCGTCGTCGACACCGTGCACCCGGAGCTCGACGGCGTCGACCCCGACGGGATCGAGCTGGTCCCCACCGCAGCCCAGGGCCCGGCGCCGTCGTCCGACGACGGTCATCAGCCGGACCCGGACGACGCCGCCTACCTGATCTACACCTCCGGCTCGACCGGGCGCCCCAAGGGCGTGCTGGTGAGTCACCGGGCGATCGTCAACCGTCTGGAGTGGATGCAGGACGAGTACCGCCTCACCTCCGACGACCGGGTGCTGCAGAAGACCCCGGCGAGCTTCGACGTGTCGGTGTGGGAGTTCTTCTGGCCGCTGATCCAGGGCGCGCGGGTCGTGCTGGCCCGCCCGGACGGGCACCGCGACCCGGAGTACCTGGCCGGGCTGATCGGCCGCGAACAGATCACCACCATGCACTTCGTGCCCTCGATGCTGCAGGGCTTCCTCGCCGCGGGCACCGTGACCGACGACGTCTCGTGGGCGCGTGACCTGACCCGCGTGTTCTGCAGCGGCGAGGCCCTGCCCGCGGCCGCGGCGGCACGCTGGCGCGAGCTGACCGGCGTCGTGCTGCACAACCTCTACGGGCCGACCGAGGCCGCCGTCGACGTCACCCACCACGCGGTGGAGGCGACGCCGCACGAGCCGGTCCCGATCGGACGACCGGTGGCCAACACCCGGGTCCAGGTGCTCGACCCGGCCCTGCGCCCGGTCCCCGACGGGGTCCCCGGCGAGCTGTACCTGGCCGGTGTCCAGCTGGCCCGCGGCTACCACGGCCGCGCCGGGCTGACCGCGGACCGGTTCGTCGCCGACCCGCGCGGTGGCCCGGGGGAGCGGATGTACCGCACCGGGGACGTCGTGCGCCGCGCCGGCGACGGCGTCCTGGAGTACCTGGGGCGCAGCGACGACCAGGTCAAGATCCGCGGCAACCGGGTCGAGCCGGGCGAGATCGACGCCGTGCTCGCCGGCCTGCCCGGCGTCGCGCGCTCGGCGGTCGTCGCGCGCCGCGAGGGCGCCGGGCACGTGCTCGTCGCCTACGTCGTCCCGTCGTCTCCGGAGACGGATCCCGACGACCTCCGGGACGCACTCGCCGGGCAGCTGCCGCCGCCCATGGTCCCGTCCGCGGTCGTGCTGCTCGACGCGCTGCCGCTCAACCCCAGCGGCAAGCTCGACCGGGCCGCGCTGCCCGCCCCGGAGCAGGCCCGCTCCGGGCCCGCCCGCGAACCGGCGAACGACGCCGAGCGGGCGCTGTGCGCCGCGTTCGCCGAGGTCCTCGGCCGCGACGACTGCGCACCCGACGACGACTTCTTCGCCCTCGGCGGCGACAGCATCACCTCGATCTCGGTGTCCACCCGGGCCCGGCGCGCCGGGCTGGGCGTCGGCCCGCAGGACGTGCTGACCGGCCGGACGCCGGCCGGGATCGCCGCTGCCGCGGGGGAGCTCTCCGGCTCCGACGCGGCCATCCCCGCACCCGTGGTCGACCTGCCGGCCGAGCAGCTGGAAGGGCTCCGGCGCGACTCCCCGGTGCCGGTCGCCGAGGTGTGGCCGCTGTCCCCTCTGCAGGACGGGCTGTACTTCCACGCCTCGATGGAGGACGGCCGGGACGTCTACACGATCCAGGAGACGATCGAGCTCTCCGGCCCGGTCGACGCCGGGCGCCTGCACGCGGCGTGCGCGCAGGTGCTCGCGGCGAACCCGGCCGTGCGGGCCGCGTTCCCGAGCGAGGGCCTGGACCGGCCGGTGCAGATCGTCGCCGGGCACCTCGACCCGCCGATCACCGAGATCGACCTGTCCGACGTCGGAGCCGGGGAGCGCGAGGCCCGGGTCGAGGAGGCACTGGCCGCCGACCGCGCGGTCCCGTTCGACATCGCCCGCCCGCCGCTGTTCCGGATCCTGGTGATCCGCACCGGCGACGGTGACCGGGTGGTGATCAACCGGCACCAGCTGCTCTGGGACGGCTGGTCCGGGTGGCTGGTGATCGAGCAGCTGCTCGCCGCCTACGCCGGACGGGAGATCGGCCCGGTCGGGACGTACCGGGACTACCTGGGATGGCTCGCCCGGCAGGACTCCGAACGCGCCGCCGCGGCGTGGCGCGAGGCACTCGACGGGCTCGACGGGGCCACCCTCGTCGGCGATACGACCTCGGACGCACCGGACGTCGAGGCGACCTCCGAGCTCCACGTCGACCTCCCCTCCGACGACGCCGCGCGGCTGCGGGAGTTCACCCGCACCCACGGCGTCACCGCGAACGGCGTGCTCAGCGCCGTCTGGGGGATGACGCTCGGTGTGCTGACCGGGCGCACCGACGTCGTGTTCGGCACCGTCGTCGCCGGGCGCACGTCCGAGGTGCCCGACGTGGAGACCGCGGTCGGGCTGTTCATGAACACGGTGCCGGTCCGGATGGGGTTCCGCGCCGGTGAGCCGGTGCGCGACGCGCTCGCCCGCCTGCAGGACGAGCGGCTGCGTACGGTGGCCTACGAGTTCGTCGGGCTCGGGGAGATCCAGCGGATCTCCGGGCACCGGCGGCTGTTCGACACGTTGTTCGTCTACCGCCTCGAGGGCGGTGACGAGCGGACCGAGGCGCTGCGCGACGAGCACGGCGTCCGGTCGCTGAACGTCGTCGACCGCACGCACTACCCGCTGAACATGATCGTGACCCCGGGCGAGCGGATGGAGCTGATGCTCTCGCACGCCCTCGACGACGACGCGGCCTCCGCCGTCATGGACCGCTACCTCGCCCTGCTGCGCCAGGTCCTCGACGACGCCGGCACGCCGACCGGACGGCTGGACCCGCTGCCGGAGTCCGAGCGCGCGGCGCTGGCCGCCGTCCGTGACGGCGGCGCGATCGAGGTCGGCACCGAGACCGTCGCCGACCTGCTCGCCGACCGCGCCGCCCTGATCCCGGACGACCTCGCGCTCGTGTGCGGGGACGACCGTCTGACCTACGCCGGGCTCGACGCGGCGATCAACCGCACCGCACGCCTGCTGAGGGCGCACGGAGCCGGGCCGGAGACCGTCGTCGCGCTGGCCGTGCCGCGCTCGGTGGAGACCGTCGTCGCGCTGTTCGCGGTGCTGCGCACGGGTGCGGCGTACCTGCCGCTGGAGCTCGACCACCCCGCGGAGCGCCTCCTCGGCACGCTCGCCGACGCGTCCCCGGTGTGCCTGGTGACGGTGGCCGCGATGGCGGGGTCGCTGGCCCCGTCCGGCGTCGACGCGCTGGTGCTCGACGACCCCGCGACCGCGGACACGAGGGCCGCGCTCGACCCCGGCCCGCTGACCGACGACGAGCTGGGCGCGTTCGCCCGTGACGTCCCGGACCGCCTCGACCGGCCCGCGTACCTGATCTACACCTCCGGCTCGACCGGGAGACCGAAGGGCGTCGTCACCCCGTACCGGGGCCTGACGAACATGCAGCTCAACCACCGCCGCGAGATCTTCGACCCGGTCGTCGCCTCGGCCGGTGGGCGCCGGCTGCGGATCGCGCACACGGTGTCGTTCGCGTTCGACATGTCGTGGGAGGAGCTGCTCTGGCTCGTCGAGGGCCACGAGGTGCACGTCTGCGACGAGGAGCTGCGCCGCGACGCGGACGCGCTCGTCGCCTACTGCGGTGAGCACGCCGTCGACGTCGTCAACGTGACCCCGACCTACGCCACGGTGCTGTTCGAGACCGGCCTGCTGACCGGCCCGCACCCGCCGCCGCTGGTGCTGCTCGGCGGCGAGGCCGTCTCCGACGCGGTGTGGGACGCGCTGCGCCAGACGCCGGGCGTGCTCGGCTACAACCTCTACGGGCCCACCGAGTACACGATCAACACGCTCGGCGCGGGCACCGAGGACTCGGTCACCCCGACGGTCGGGCGCCCGATCACCAACACCGTCGCGCACGTGCTCGACGCGTGGCTGCGCCCGGTCCCGGACGGGGTGCCCGGCGAGCTCTACATCGCCGGCAGCGGGCTCGCCCGCGGCTACGCCGGACGGTTCGGCCAGACCTCGGAGCGCTTCGTCGCCGATCCGTGGACCACCGGCGGGCGGATGTACCGCACCGGTGACCTGGTGCAACGCCGCACCGACGGCACCGGTGTGATCGACTTCCTCGGCCGCACCGACGACCAGGTGAAGATCCGCGGGCACCGCGTCGAGCCGGGCGAGGTCACCGCGAAGATCGACGAGCACCCGCGGGTGGCGCACTCCGCCGTGATCGCGGCGAAGGACGGCGGGGCGACCCGCCTGGTCGCCTACCTCGTCGCCGCCGACCGGGACGACGCCGACGTCGTCACCGCCGTCCGCGACGACCTGCGGACGGCGCTGCCGGACTACCTGGTCCCGTCCGCGTTCGTCGTCCTCGACGAGATGCCGCTGACCGCGAACGGCAAGCTCGACGTCCGCGCGCTGCCGGAGCCGGACACCCGGGCCGGTGGTGGCCCGTCGCGGGCCCCGGCGAACGACGTCGAGCGGGCGCTGTGCGAGATCTTCGCGCAGGTGCTCGGGCGCGACGAGGTCGGCGTCGACGACGACTTCTTCGACCTCGGCGGCGACTCGATCAGCTCGATCCAGGTGGCCCGGCGCTCCCGGAAGAAGGGCGTGCGGCTCACCCCGCGCCAGCTCTTCGACCACCCGAGCGTCGCCTCGCTCGCCCGGGCGCTCGGCGCCCCGGACGAAGAGGACCAGGGCCCGGCGCGGCCGGCCCTGGAACCGATGCCGCGCCCGGACCCGCTGCCGGTCTCACCGGCCCAGCAGCGGCTGTGGATCGTCGAACGCCTCGACACCGAGGCCGGCCGGAGCGGGTCCTACAACTTCCCGCTCACGCTGCGCCTGCGGGGCGACCTCGACGCGGATGCTCTGCAGGCCGCGGTGGGCGACGTCGTCACCCGGCACGAGGCCCTGCGCACGGTGTTCCCGGACGTCGACGGGCAGCCGGTGCAGGTCGTGCACCCGGCCGGGGACGTCGTCGTGCCGTTCACCCGGCGCGCGGTCGCCGAGGCCGACGTCGCCGCCGTCGTGCGCGACGCGGTGCGACGGCCGTTCGACCTGGGCACCGAGATCCCGCTGCACGTCACCCTGCTGGACGTGACCGGCACCGACGACCACGTCGTGGTGCTGCTGCTGCACCACATCACCACCGACGAGCGCTCCGACCGGCCGTTCCTGAGCGACCTGTCCGCGGCCTACGCCGCCCGCGCGGCCGGGCGCTCCCCGGAACTGCCGGCCCTGCCCGTGCAGTACGCGGACTACGCGATCTGGCAGCAGCGCCTGCTCGGCGACCCGGCGGACCCGGGGAGCCTCTCGGCCCGCCAGCTCGCGTACTGGACCGGCGCGCTCGCGGGCGTCCCGGAACGCATCGAGCTGCCCACCGACCGCGCCGAGCCGGCGACCCCGACGATGGCGGCCGCCGACGTCGACCTGGTCATCGAGCCGGACCTGGCGCAGGACCTGCGCCGGCTCGCCCGCGCGCACGGCGCGACGATGTTCATGCTCACCCGGGCCGCGGTCGCGGTGCTGCTGCACCGTCTCGGTGCCGGGACCGACATCCCGCTCGGCGCGCCGATCAGCGGGCGCACCGACGAGGCCCTCGACGACGTCGTCGGGTTCTTCGTCAACACCCTGGTGCTGCGCACCGATCTCTCCGGCGACCCCGGCTTCGCCGACCTGCTGGGCCGGGTCCGCGCCACCGACCTGTCCGCCTTCGCGAACGCCGACGTGCCCTTCGACGCCGTCGTCCGCGCGGTCAACCCGGAGCGGACGCTGGACACGACGCCGCTGGTCCAGGCCGTCGTCGCCTACCGCGGCCGCAACGAGGCCGCCGGGGCCCCGATACTGGAGCTGCCCGGGCTAGAGGTCTGCGACGAGCCGGCCGCCGTCGGCCAGGCGCGGTTCGACCTGGTCTTCGAGTTCCAGGAGGGTGCGGCGGACGAACCGCTGCGCTGCCGGCTGATGTACCGCACGGAGCTGTTCGACGAGGCCACCGTGACCCGGCTCGGCGAGCGCCTGACGGCGGTGCTGCGCGCCGTCGTCGACGACCCGGCCCGGCCGGTGCGCCGGATCGAGGTCGCCTCCGCCGCGGAGCAGGACCTGGTGACCGAGGTCCTCGACGCCGGGGACCCGGCGCCGCGTGCGCGCACGCTGCCGGAGATGGTCGCCGGGCAGGTGGCCCGTCGTCCGGACGCGGTCGCTCTGAGCGACGCCGACGGCGAGATCACCTACGCCGAGCTCGACCGCCGCTCGGCGGCGCTGGCCGGTGTCCTGGCCGCCCACGGGGTCGGCCCGGACGCGATCGTCGGCGTGGCGATGCCGCGCTCGGCCGCGATGGTGACCGCGCTGATCGGCGTGGTCCGCGCCGGTGCGGCGTTCCTGCCGCTGGACCTCGCGCTGCCGCCGGAGCGGCTGCGCCACCAGCTGACCGACTCCCGGACCCCGCTCGTGCTGACCACCGCCGAGGCGGCAGCGGACCTCCCGGACGTCGACGGCGTCGAGCACCTGTACCTGGACCCCGCCGCGCTCCCCGCGGACGGGGCGCCCGCACCGGCCGTCCCGGCGGACCCGGAGCGGGCCGCCTACGTGATCTACACGTCCGGTTCGACCGGTCGTCCGAAGGGGACGGTTCTGACCCACGCGGGCCTGGAGGAGCTGGCCGTTCTGGCGAACACCACGCTCGGCGTGCACGAGGACAGCCGGGTGCTGCAGTTCTCCTCGCCCGGCTTCGACGTGATGGTGTTCGAGGTGGTGATGGCGATGGGCCTCGGCGGCACGCTGGTCGTGGCCCCGGACGAGGTCCGCCGCCCGGACCACGCGCTGACCGACTTCCTCACCGAGAACCGCGTGACCGTCGGCGCGCTGCCGCCGTCGCTGGTCACCGCGCTGCCCGAGGGCGCCGAGCTGTCGGAGGGCATGACCGTGCTGGCGGGCACCGAGCAGGTGCCCCCGGACCTGATCGACCGGTGGTCGCAGCGTCTGAACCTGTTCGTGGCCTACGGGCTGACCGAGACCACGGTCAACTCGACGCTCTGGCGCGCGGAGCCGGGCACGCCGTTCCGGTCGCCGATCGGGCAGCCGGACCCCGGCACCCGGATGTTCGTGCTCGACGACGCGCTCGTCCCGGTCCCGCCGGGCGTGCCCGGCGAGCTCTACATCGCCGGGGCGGGCCTGGCCCGCGGCTACCTCGGGCGGCACGCGCTCACCGCGGAGAGGTTCGTCGCCTGCCCGTTCGGGGAGCCGGGGGAGCGGATGTACCGCACCGGGGACCGGGTGCGTCTGCACCCGGGCGACGGTGACGGCGACTCGCCGGGCGGGCCGGCCCTGGAGTTCCTCGGACGGGCCGACGCGCAGGTCAAGATCCGTGGCTACCGGGTCGAGCCGGGTGAGATCGAGTCCGTGCTCTCCGGGCACCCGGACATCGCGCAGGCGGCGGTCGTCGTGCAGCGGCGCGGGCCGGTGACCCGGCTGATCGGGTACGTGGTGCCGGTCGGCTCCGCACCGGACGACCTGGATGCCTACCTGCGTGAACGGCTGCCCGAGCACATGGTGCCCGCGGCGCTGGTGACGCTGGACGGCCCGCTGCCGCGCACCCCGAACAACAAGATCGACCGGGCCGCGCTGCCGGAGCCGGAGGACTCGGGGACACGGGGCCGCGCTCCGGAGACCGAGCGGGAGCGGGTGCTCGCCGGCGTCGTCGCCGAGCTGCTGGGCCTGCCCGAGGTGGGGGCGGACGACGACTTCTTCGCCCTCGGTGGGGACTCGATCATCGCGATCCGCCTGGTGTCCGCCGCAC is a window encoding:
- a CDS encoding non-ribosomal peptide synthetase, coding for MTRTLPTSSDPGTDIATWPRLFAEQVAATPDAVAVCFGTPAPDGSSPAGTESAPTPSGLPYAELTYAELDDRTARLAAVLADRGAGPERTVALAVPRGIDLVVAMVAVLRAGAAYLPVDPDQPAARTGLVLDDARPAVLVGTTATVDALGDLADGVVTVVLDDREDAAEIASAQPHPLPELDVRNAAYVIHTSGSTGRPKGVVLTHTGVAKLVATQTERLKVGSDARVLAFAATGFDLAFWELCMALLSGGRLVMVPAELRAPGPELAGYITAHAITVMALPPALLAAMPDDVTLPPATLLAGTERVSPELVARWGHGRVMLNAYGPTEATVNSTLGECDPGRRGPTVPIGVADPQTDVHVLDEQLRPVPAGEEGELYLGGTGLARGYLGRPDLTAERFVADPFGPPGGRLYRTGDVVRSDEGGSLEYLGRTDDQVKIRGFRIEPGEIESVLAAHARVDQVTVQVREPRPGERRLVAYVVPRTAADPGDLSGELREHLRDRLPEHMVPAAVVLLDALPVGTNGKIDRSALPEPDLTSLVRGRAPSSPREELLCTLFSEVLDLPGIGVDDDFFALGGDSISSIQLTRRAREAGLRLTPRQVFDHPTVQELAGVATARKARGRTGGAPARPDGAAAPAVPAVELDDTAREALAGLGEIVAVGPVSPLQEGFFFHAALGTSGPDVYTVQKVFHLGAAGGSPVDGAVVRAAVQASLDRHPQLRAGFAQRADGRIVQAVAAHVELPWTEADLTGRPAADRAALLDAERVRRFDLAQPPLLRAALVHTGPGRADLALTFQHAVLDGWSVALLVREILERTAGAEPTGDAPAEGLRAWFDRLGEIAAERPAALAAWGDELAGIDEATRLLPSLPPPSSDVDDTGRRGEGLHEQRELQLDERRTAALTEQARAHGLTLSTLLHGAWGIVVGALTGSSDVLLGSTVSGRDAPVTGIEDAVGLFINTVPVRVRLRAGEPLSATLRRLQTSRTALLDHQQVGLGELQRLTGGDEPFDTLVVVENYPRAEDTSVDGGLVLHGEEVRDAVHYPLALLAAPGRELGLTLKFDADRVSGEAAELLLELLDRHLDTFARTPGATVGSIALRPDTAPDRGADLDVPATTLPGLITARATRTPDATAVVAEDATLTYAELDARTAELAARLRARGAGPGRVVGVAVPRSAELMVALVGVLRSGAAYLPLDLDYPPERLGFMVADAGVDTVVVDTVHPELDGVDPDGIELVPTAAQGPAPSSDDGHQPDPDDAAYLIYTSGSTGRPKGVLVSHRAIVNRLEWMQDEYRLTSDDRVLQKTPASFDVSVWEFFWPLIQGARVVLARPDGHRDPEYLAGLIGREQITTMHFVPSMLQGFLAAGTVTDDVSWARDLTRVFCSGEALPAAAAARWRELTGVVLHNLYGPTEAAVDVTHHAVEATPHEPVPIGRPVANTRVQVLDPALRPVPDGVPGELYLAGVQLARGYHGRAGLTADRFVADPRGGPGERMYRTGDVVRRAGDGVLEYLGRSDDQVKIRGNRVEPGEIDAVLAGLPGVARSAVVARREGAGHVLVAYVVPSSPETDPDDLRDALAGQLPPPMVPSAVVLLDALPLNPSGKLDRAALPAPEQARSGPAREPANDAERALCAAFAEVLGRDDCAPDDDFFALGGDSITSISVSTRARRAGLGVGPQDVLTGRTPAGIAAAAGELSGSDAAIPAPVVDLPAEQLEGLRRDSPVPVAEVWPLSPLQDGLYFHASMEDGRDVYTIQETIELSGPVDAGRLHAACAQVLAANPAVRAAFPSEGLDRPVQIVAGHLDPPITEIDLSDVGAGEREARVEEALAADRAVPFDIARPPLFRILVIRTGDGDRVVINRHQLLWDGWSGWLVIEQLLAAYAGREIGPVGTYRDYLGWLARQDSERAAAAWREALDGLDGATLVGDTTSDAPDVEATSELHVDLPSDDAARLREFTRTHGVTANGVLSAVWGMTLGVLTGRTDVVFGTVVAGRTSEVPDVETAVGLFMNTVPVRMGFRAGEPVRDALARLQDERLRTVAYEFVGLGEIQRISGHRRLFDTLFVYRLEGGDERTEALRDEHGVRSLNVVDRTHYPLNMIVTPGERMELMLSHALDDDAASAVMDRYLALLRQVLDDAGTPTGRLDPLPESERAALAAVRDGGAIEVGTETVADLLADRAALIPDDLALVCGDDRLTYAGLDAAINRTARLLRAHGAGPETVVALAVPRSVETVVALFAVLRTGAAYLPLELDHPAERLLGTLADASPVCLVTVAAMAGSLAPSGVDALVLDDPATADTRAALDPGPLTDDELGAFARDVPDRLDRPAYLIYTSGSTGRPKGVVTPYRGLTNMQLNHRREIFDPVVASAGGRRLRIAHTVSFAFDMSWEELLWLVEGHEVHVCDEELRRDADALVAYCGEHAVDVVNVTPTYATVLFETGLLTGPHPPPLVLLGGEAVSDAVWDALRQTPGVLGYNLYGPTEYTINTLGAGTEDSVTPTVGRPITNTVAHVLDAWLRPVPDGVPGELYIAGSGLARGYAGRFGQTSERFVADPWTTGGRMYRTGDLVQRRTDGTGVIDFLGRTDDQVKIRGHRVEPGEVTAKIDEHPRVAHSAVIAAKDGGATRLVAYLVAADRDDADVVTAVRDDLRTALPDYLVPSAFVVLDEMPLTANGKLDVRALPEPDTRAGGGPSRAPANDVERALCEIFAQVLGRDEVGVDDDFFDLGGDSISSIQVARRSRKKGVRLTPRQLFDHPSVASLARALGAPDEEDQGPARPALEPMPRPDPLPVSPAQQRLWIVERLDTEAGRSGSYNFPLTLRLRGDLDADALQAAVGDVVTRHEALRTVFPDVDGQPVQVVHPAGDVVVPFTRRAVAEADVAAVVRDAVRRPFDLGTEIPLHVTLLDVTGTDDHVVVLLLHHITTDERSDRPFLSDLSAAYAARAAGRSPELPALPVQYADYAIWQQRLLGDPADPGSLSARQLAYWTGALAGVPERIELPTDRAEPATPTMAAADVDLVIEPDLAQDLRRLARAHGATMFMLTRAAVAVLLHRLGAGTDIPLGAPISGRTDEALDDVVGFFVNTLVLRTDLSGDPGFADLLGRVRATDLSAFANADVPFDAVVRAVNPERTLDTTPLVQAVVAYRGRNEAAGAPILELPGLEVCDEPAAVGQARFDLVFEFQEGAADEPLRCRLMYRTELFDEATVTRLGERLTAVLRAVVDDPARPVRRIEVASAAEQDLVTEVLDAGDPAPRARTLPEMVAGQVARRPDAVALSDADGEITYAELDRRSAALAGVLAAHGVGPDAIVGVAMPRSAAMVTALIGVVRAGAAFLPLDLALPPERLRHQLTDSRTPLVLTTAEAAADLPDVDGVEHLYLDPAALPADGAPAPAVPADPERAAYVIYTSGSTGRPKGTVLTHAGLEELAVLANTTLGVHEDSRVLQFSSPGFDVMVFEVVMAMGLGGTLVVAPDEVRRPDHALTDFLTENRVTVGALPPSLVTALPEGAELSEGMTVLAGTEQVPPDLIDRWSQRLNLFVAYGLTETTVNSTLWRAEPGTPFRSPIGQPDPGTRMFVLDDALVPVPPGVPGELYIAGAGLARGYLGRHALTAERFVACPFGEPGERMYRTGDRVRLHPGDGDGDSPGGPALEFLGRADAQVKIRGYRVEPGEIESVLSGHPDIAQAAVVVQRRGPVTRLIGYVVPVGSAPDDLDAYLRERLPEHMVPAALVTLDGPLPRTPNNKIDRAALPEPEDSGTRGRAPETERERVLAGVVAELLGLPEVGADDDFFALGGDSIIAIRLVSAARAAGLVVTPRTVFTQRTVAALAAVAEPVAEPVTHDPGTGPVPGIPILEWLRELEGDTDGFNQSVLVDTPAGLDEATLRAALAAVVERHGMLRARRAAPGSGAVLEIPDGAVDPADVALTVVPAAGEDLREVVAREALVARDRLDPRTGMLLSAVFCGSGDHEPGRLLLVVHHVAVDWVTWRILLEDLAGAVTALRAGDEPDPAPVPTSYRTWAQLLAAESVRPDRVAELPRWEQVLSGGRETLPLRVPFDPERDVHGTNRVYSTALPVTVSDAVLHAVPRVSGASVDQILLAALGIAVTDWGRRHGGSGGSGLLPVAVEGHGREEEAVRPRADLSRTVGWFTSFRPVPVDTSGLDPADAVTDGGTASTVVERLREHLAAEPDHGLGYGLLRHLNPETGPVLAALPLPEIEFNYLGRFDRRERRDWGFADESDALDIAVEPGMRQRFPLAVIVRTVDGPDGPVLHADWIRPDAVLDDEAVTDLAGTWSRVLRTLAGL